The genomic window AAAAGAACAGAGGCGCCAAGGGCAAATCAGGCGCCATTAACCGTTACTGGAACTGCGAAGCTTGGTCTTTTGTTCCGGATGCATGAGAATGGACAGGAAGCCTGACTTAAGTCATTCGGTGACAGGCGAGTATGTGGGCATACCACCTAGAAGTTTGTTGTCGCGGGATACGCGAATTCGGAATACCATCTGGCGTTGCTCGGCCTCTACTGCGATGGACAACGAGCGATGCTTTGTTCTGCGCCACTGTTTCGGGTGGGGAGTGGAGGGGCGGATTGTGGATATTCATCACACGATCCGCGCGGGATGATTGTGCTGGCCTCGCACCTACTCCGAACTGCTCAAACCCGATTTTCAAAAGCATTGAGACAGCAAATATATCGGGTCGCCTCTGACGATGCTGCGCATTCGCAGGTCAATCAGTCGTGCTCAACCGTGGAGTTTGCACACGAAACAATCTGAAGGAGGTAGCTATGATCAGTAGAACCTTGTCCATGCCGGGGCCTCCTCTGTTACATACTCTGGCAGAGAACTGGTGGTTGGTGTTACTGCGCGGGATCGCAGCCGTGATCCTCGGTGTTCTGGCCTTCGTCTGGCCGGGGATCACTCTGGTATCCCTCATCCTGTTGTGGGGCATCTACGCGCTGGCTGATGGCCTGTTTGCGATGTGGGCGGCTGTCGCAGGTCGAAGCGGCGGATTGGTGCCTCGTTGGTGGCTTGCGATCGTTGGCATCGCCGGCGTTCTAGCTGGGATTCTCACCTTCGTCTGGCCAGGCCTGACCGCGCAAATCCTGCTTCTGCTGATTGCGAGCTGGGCCATTGTGATTGGCGTGATGCAGATCTGGGGTGCCATCCAATTGCGCAAGGAAATCGAAGGCGAGTGGTTGTTGATCCTAAGCGGTCTATTGGGAATCGCGTTCGGCCTCGTTTTGCTGGCTCGTCCCGGTATCGGCGCCCTGGCCGTCGTCTGGATGATCGGCGCCTACGCAATTATTGCGGGCGTTGATTACATCGCCCTCGCGTTCAAACTGAAGAGGTACAAGCACATAACGTAACTTTCTCTGAGGCAAACGAGAGAGCTACACGCGGGAAGGGCGATTTGCAAAAGAAACGCCACTCATAGGAGTGGCGGCTCTTACGCCAAAGTGTCGGACACAGCCGGCATGCGCTGAAGCGCGAGCAAAATCACGACAGCGTATTGCTCACCGGGTTGGTGGCAGCAGGAAGCAGGTAGCGCTTCGCCACTACTAAGCTGCGGATCACAAACCAACCGATGATGAGATTGGAGACGACAAAAATCGGCAGCGCGAGTTTTGCCACGATGCCGGTGTGACCCCGTTCGATGAATCGAAGCGCCGCAAGAGGTAGCGCTGACACGCCGAAGCTGTAAGCCCACGCGGACAGCGAGAACGGTTGCTCTCTCAGCCATGGAATAAGCCTGACCATCACCATGGCCTGAAACAGCGCATAGCCGAACAGCATAAAAGCCAGCCGGTCGGGTGGGCCGTCCGTCACCGCCAAATAGGCCACGCAGGCAACGGCGGGTGGCGCCAGATGAATGCCCATGGTCGCGCGCAGCGCCACAGGTATTCCATACGCAAACAGTCGATGCAGGATAACGGACTCCATGATGATGATGGAGAAGAACCCGACACCAAAGAACAGCAGTCCCGGCTCGGGATATCCGAACAAACCACAGGCAATCGCGCTGACGAAGCTTCCGCCGACGGTTGGCATGTAAAGCACGGGTGTTGTCGTCTCCGCTGCGCGGCCGCCCATCCAGAGCCCGCCGACGCCCCAGACGGTGAATGCGAGCTGTCCGGCCATTCCGGCAATGAACAACACGAATGAGATTGCGGGCAGGTAGGGTGCAATCGACCAGCTCGTGATCATTGTCGTCATCGGCACGAGAACGATGAAGAATGACTGGATTGGATGTTTGATTTCGGCCAGTGCTGCATCCGGCGCGTGAATCCACTTGAGCGCATAGAGAATAAACCACGCACTCCAGATCGAAGCCGCCGTCAGGGCCAAAATCTCTCCGATGACAGCAGGTGCATTCCAGATGTGAGCTGCGACGCGCCAGCCGCTGCCAAGACCACCAATGCCAAGCACCATGCCGAACATGGTGGCAGAGAATTTGGAAATATCGATACGCACGGATTGTATGCTTTTTTTGAGGATTGTCTGGATGGTGTGTTGCGCTTTAGAAAACTCGTAGCAACCTCGAGGATTTACCACAATGGACTTCGCGCATACCGCCCAGCAGGAATCCATTCGCGATGCGGTTCTGAAAATCTGCAGTCAGTTCGACGATGCCTATTGGCACGGCAAGGATCGCGATGGCGGCTTTCCTTACGAGTTCTACGACGCGATGGCCAAGGCTGGCTGGCTCGGGATTTGTATTCCGGAAGCTTATGGCGGCTCGGGTCTTGGCATCACTGAGGCAGCGATCATGATGCGCGCGATCTCAGAATCCGGCGCAGGCATGTCCGGTGCCTCTGCCATTCACATGAACGTGTTCGGACTCAATCCTGTCGTAGTGTTTGGAACCGATGAGCAGCGTGCACGCATGCTGCCCGGTATTGTCGAGGGACGCGAGAAGGCGTGCTTCGCGGTCACAGAGCCGAATACTGGCCTCAACACCACGCAGTTGAAAACGCGCGCTGTGCGCAAGGGCGACAAGTATGTCGTCAATGGACAGAAGGTGTGGATTTCAACCGCACAGGTTGCGCACAAAATTCTGCTGCTGGCGCGCACCACGCCGCTCGAGGAGGTGAAGAGCCCAACGCACGGCCTTAGCCTGTTTTATGCGGACTTCGATCGTTCGCGTATCGCCGTGCACGAGATCGAGAAGATGGGCCGCAAGGCGATCGATTCGAACGAGCTGTTCATCGAGAACTTCGAGATTCCGGTGGAGGATCGCATCGGCGAGGAAGGTCGCGGCTTTGAATACATCCTCCATGGGATGAATCCGGAGCGAGTGCTGATCGCCGCGGAAGCCGTTGGCCTCGGCAAGCTCGCGCTGGCGCGCGCGTCCGCCTATGCGAAGCAGCGTATCGTCTTCAATCGGCCGATCGGACAAAACCAGGCGATCCAGCATCCGCTGGCGAAAAGCTGGATGGAGCTTGAGGCCGCCTGGTTGATGACGCTGTCGGCGGCATGGCAATACGATCAGGGGGTGCCGTGCGGGCCCGCGGCCAACGCCGCGAAATACCTGGCGGGCGAAGCTGGTTTCCACGCCTGCGAGCAGGCGGTGATGACCCACGGCGGCTTTGGTTACGCCAAGGAATATCACGTCGAACGCTACCTGCGCGAAGTGATGATCCCGCGCATCGCGCCGATCAGCCCGCAACTCATTCTCAGCTTCATCGGCGAGAAGGTTTTGGGGCTGCCGAAATCTTACTGAAGGGCGAAGAATAAGAATCTAACGCAGCCGATATTCGTAGGAGCACTTGATCTTCAGCTCTGCTTACACAGAACGAGACGAAAAAGATCGGCGCGAAGGCCAGTCTTCATCCCCAGCGAATTAGATGACAGACGTCAGAGATTCCTGTCCGTGGCCTCAGCGGCTCGGTCGATGGCGGCGCTTGCAGCATCCTTTGCAGCATCCTTGGCGCTACCCATCGCAATCCCCCTTACATATATATCGGAAGATTACGGCGGCGTTGACGCAGAGTTCCATATCTGTTGACGTGCGCAACATCTCGCACAATAGCAGCCAACACGACATTTGAAGGAAAGACCATGTCCGGATCGCACGATCATCATCACTCACACGATCATGCGCATGACCACGCACACGATCATGACCGATGGAAGCATGATGGCGTCCGCGTCATTCCAGGCAACCAGCTCGATTCCAATGTGCCGTCGACGGCCGGGATGGATCGCAAGGCCGCGATTAACTTCGCGCGCGTCGGTGCGCAGAAGTTGTGGGCCGGCACGGTGACGATCAAGCCGGATGCGAAGACCGGCGCGCATCATCACGGCCATCTCGAAAGCGTCATCTATGTTGTGCGTGGCAAGGCCCGCATGCGCTGGGGCGAGCATCTGCAGTTCACCGCCGAAGCCAATCCCGGCGATTTCATTTTCGTGCCGCCCTATGTGCCGCATCAGGAGATCAATGCCAGCCCGGACGAGCCGCTCGAATGCGTGCTGGTGCGCAGTGACGGCGAGGCGGTTGCAATCAATCTCGATATCGAACCCGTCGAGAAGCCCGAGACGGTGCTCTGGGTTGATCCGATCCACCGGGACCCCGCGGAGAAAAAATAGGCAGGTAATCGCCGAGAGGAAAATTTAGGCAGCCGGTACTGATCGCCAGGATAGCCATTTCCTCTCAACGGGTTGCACTGCGACACTGTGACTAGTGACGATTATTGACAATCGTCAGTCGTTAGGGGAAGGTTTTGGCAGCGATGCGAGGGCCTTCCGATGGGTATCAATTTCGGTTTTTCAAGATTTACCAATGACTTAGTTTTCGCGAGCGTTCTTCTGTTGCCGCTCGCGCTTGGCGCTTGCACCGAACAGCAGGCCAAGGAAAGCGAGATGGGCCGTCCCGTCCTGGTGACGACCGTGCATTATGAGTCCCGCTCCCCGGAACGCAGCTTTGTCGGAACCATCCGGCCGCGCATCGAAGCCGATATGGGGTTCCGCGTCCCCGGGAAAGTGGCGAAGCGCCTCGTGGAGGTCGGGCAGGTCGTTGAGGTCGGCCAACCGCTCGCCACCCTTGATGAGGTCGATCTCAAATTGCAGGCCGAGCAGGCGGCGGCGGAATTGACCGCTGCGACCGGCGTGTTGGGGCAGGCCAGCGCCGCCGAAGGCCGCGCGAAAGATTTGCGTGCGCGTGGCTGGTCCACCGATGCTCAATTGGATCAGGCCAAGGCTGCAGCAGATGAGGCGCGTGCGCGCCTGAACCGCGCGCAACGCTCGGTCGAACTGACCAATAACAGCCTGTCCTATGCCACACTGGTCGCGGATGCCCGCGGCGTCGTCACCGCGACATTGATCGAGCCGGGACAGGTCGTTGCATCGGGGCAGACCGCCATTCGCGTGGCGCGCTCGGCGGAAAAGGAAACCGTGGTCGCGATTCCCGAGACCATGGTGAACTTCGCCAAGCACGGTGCGGCCAACGTCACTCTGTGGTCGGACCCCGACAAGAAATATGCCGCGAAGCTGCGCGAGCTTGCGCCGGCGGCTGATCCCGCAACCCGCACTTATCTGGCGAAGTTTTCGCTGCCGACCGCCGACGATGCCGTATCGCTCGGCATGACCGCGACGTTGACCCTCTCCGATCCGGAAACCGAGCGTGTCGCGCGCGTCCCGCTATCCGCTCTCTTCAGTCAAGGAAAGGCGCCGTCGCTTTATGTCGCCGACACCAAGACCGGCGACGTATCGCTTAAGCCGGTGACGGTGAAGGCTTACGAAAGCAAAGACGTGCTCATCACCAGTGGTGTCGACGAAGGCGCCAATGTGGTTGTGCTCGGCGTACAGAAGCTCGACCCAGCCCAGAAGGTCAGGGTCGTCTCGTCGCTTGCCTTCTAATTTTGTGAGGGACCCATGAAGCGATTCAATCTCTCCAGTTGGGCCGTAACGCATCCGACGCTGATTCTGTTCTTCATTGTGATGCTCGGCATCGGGGGATTCTTCTCGTACGAGCGCCTTGGGCGCGCGGAAGATCCGTCGTTCACGATCAAGGTTGTGGTGATCAACGCCATCTGGCCGGGCGCGACTGCCACCGAAATGCAGGAGCAAGTCGCGGACCGGATCGAGAAGAAGCTTCAGGAACTGCCCTATTTCGACAAGGTCACGACCTATACCAAGCCATCGTTCACCGCGATGCAGGTTGCCTTCAAGGACAACACGCCCGCGAAGGAAGTGCCGCAGCTATTCTATCAGCTACGCAAGAAGCTCAGTGACATCAGGGGCGATCTTCCTGCCAACCTGATCGGGCCCAATGTCAACGATGAATACGGTGATGTCGACTCGATCCTCTATATGCTGACGGGGAACGGGGCTGACTATGCGCAGCTCAAGAAGGTGGCTGAAGGCCTGCGCCAGCATCTGCTGAAGACGCCGAATGTGACCAAGGTCAATCTCTACGGCACGCAGGATGAGCGCGTGTTCGTCGAGTTCTCCCACGCCAAACTAGCGACGCTCGGAATCACGCCGCAGACGGTGTTCGATTCTCTTGCCAAGCAAAACGCTGTCGTGGCGGCGGGCACGGTGGAGACCTCCGCACAGCGCGTGCCTTTGCGGGTGACCGGTGCCTTCGACAGCGTGAAGGCGGTTGCCGAGACGCCGGTGGAAAGCAATGGCCGTGTGTTCCGCCTGGGCGACATCGCAACTGTGACTCACGGCTTCGTCGATCCACCTGATTTCCAGGTGCGCCAGGAAGGCAAGCCTGCCATTGGCGTCGGCGTGGTGATGGCCAAGGGCGCCAACATTCTGGAGCTTGGCGAGGCGGTCAAGAAATCCACGGCAGAATTCATGGCGGCGGTGCCGCAAGGATTCGAGATCGAGCAGATCGCCGATCAACCCAAGGTCGTCGAGCACGCGGTCGGCGAATTCATTCACTCGTTCATCGAAGCACTCGCGATTGTGCTGTTCGTCAGCTTCATCGCGCTTGGCTGGCGGACCGGCATCGTGGTGGCGCTGTCCGTGCCGCTGGTGCTTGCCATTGTTTTCATCGTCATGAACGCGATGGGCATGGATCTACATCGCATCACGCTTGGCGCACTGATTATCGCGCTCGGCCTGCTGGTGGATGACGCCATCATCGCGGTCGAGATGATGGTGGTGAAGATGGAGCAGGGCTGGGATCGCGTGAAGGCAGCGTCATTCGCCTGGGAATCCACCGCGTTCCCAATGCTCACCGGCACGCTGGTCACGGCTGTTGGCTTTTTGCCGATCGGCTTTGCAAACTCGTCGGTTGGCGAATATGCCGGCGGCATCTTCTGGGTGGTCGCCATTTCGCTGGTCGCGTCGTGGTTCGTGGCGGTGATCTTTACGCCCTACATCGGCGTGAAGCTGCTGCCGAATTTTACCAAGCATTCGCACAGTCATGATCCGCATGCGATTTACGAGACGCGGATCTATCGCGCCTTGCGTCGCGTCATTGAATGGTGCGTGCGGCGCCGTGTCACGGTCGTGCTTGCGACCATTGGCGTCTTTGTCGCCTCGATCGTCGGCTTCACTCACGTGCAGCAGCAGTTCTTCCCCTTGTCAGAGCGGCCCGAGCTGTTCCTGCAATTGCGATTGCCGGAAGGCACGGCTTTTGGTGTGACCAAGGAAAGCACCAAGAAGGCGGAAGCGCTCCTGAAGGGTGACAAGGATATCGAGACCTACACGAGCTATATCGGGCAGGGATCGCCACGCTTCTGGCTTGGGCTCAATCCGCAGCTGCCGAACGAGTCCTTCTCGGAAACAGTGATTGTCGCGAAGGATGTTGCTGCGCGCGAACGCATCAAGGCGCGGATCGAGAAAGCCGTGGCGGATGGTGCGCTATCGGAAGCGCGGGTGCGCGTTGACCGCTTCAACTTCGGTCCTCCGGTGGGCTTCCCGGTTCAGTTTCGTGTGATTGGTCCTGATACCAAGACGGTTCGCGACATCGCCTATAAGGTGCGCGATGTGATGCGCACCGAAAAGCGCGCCGTCGATCCGCATCTCGACTGGAACGAGCAGACGCCTTACCTGAAACTGGCCGTGGATCAGGATCGCGCCCGCGCGCTCGGGCTGACGCCGCAGGACATCTCCCAATCGCTCGCCATGCTGATTTCTGGCGTGCAGGTCACGACATTGCGTGATGGCATCGAAAAGGTCGGCGTGGTGGCGCGCGCTGTGCCGTCCGAGCGGCTTGATCTTGGCCGCGTCGGCGATCTCACGATCTACTCACGCAATGGCGTCGCGGTGCCACTGTCGCAGGTCGCGAAGATCGAATATGCCCATGAGGAGCCAATTCTTTGGAGACGCAACCGCGACATGGCGATTACGGTACGGGCCGATATCGTGGACGGCGTGCAGGCGCCCGATGTGACCAATGCCATCTGGCCCAAGCTTCAGACTATCCGTAATAGCCTGCAGCCGGCCTATCGCATCGAGATCGGTGGTGCGATCGAGGAGTCCGAGAAGGGCAACGACTCGATCAATAAGCTGTTTCCTCTGATGGTGATCGGCATGCTGACGCTGCTGATGATCCAGCTACAGAGTTTCTCGCGGCTTGTGCTGGTGTTCCTGACGGCCCCGCTCGGCATTGTCGGCGCGTCACTGGGCCTGAACATCGCTAACAGTCCGTTCGGCTTCGTCGCCTTGCTGGGTCTGATCGCTCTCGCCGGCATGATCATGCGAAACGCGGTGATCCTGGTCGATCAAATCGAAACGGACGTTGTCCATGGCCTAACGCGACGCGAGGCGATCGTCGAGGCGACGGTCCGGCGTGCCCGTCCGGTGATCCTGACGGCGCTGGCCGCCATTTTGGCGATGATCCCCCTGTCGCGGTCGGCCTTCTGGGGCCCGATGGCGATCACCATCATGGGTGGATTGTTTGTTGCCACCTTCTTGACGCTGCTATTCCTGCCCGGCCTCTATGCGCTATGGTTTAGGAAGAGCCTGGATGAACGTGGTGAGGGTGAGGCTGATAAACGGGTGCCGATGCAGGCGGATCATGTCCGCCATGCGCCGCCACTGGTCGCAGCCGAATAGCTGATTGATAACTATGCTGACATGACACTGCTTCACGACGATACCGACGCCGAAAAGAGGGCCTGTATTCTCGCTACCGCGGAGCGGTTGTTTCGCGATGTCGGGTATCTCAAGACTACGGTCGCCGATATCGCCAAAACGCTCAAGATGAGCCCGGCGAATATCTATCGGTTCTTCGATTCCAAGAAGGCCATTCATGAAGGTGTCGCGCGGCGGCTCATGAACGAGGTCGAGACCGCAGCGGAGGAGATTGCCGCGAAGACCACGCCTCCGGCCGAGCGCCTGCGTGAACTGCTGGCAACCGTTAGCCGCATGAACGCCGAGCGCTTTGTCGGCGACTCCAAAATTCATGAGATGGTCGCCATCGCGATGGAGGAAAGCTGGGGCGTGTGCGAGGCGCACATCCGGCGTATCATGACGACGATCGGCATGGTGATCGCCGATGGCGCAAAGGCGGGCGTTTTTAACGTGTGTGACGTCGAACTCGCTGCCAAGGTCACTTGCGCGGGCATGTTGCGGTTTTTCCACCCGCAGATGATCGAACAGAGCGTTCACAAGCCGGGGCCGACCCTCGATCAAATGATAGACTTTATTGTCGCGGGGCTTACGCTGGGTACGCCCGATATGTCATCGGGCAAAACTGCAGCGGATAAAACGCCTTCATGAGCGACTTCCACGTTTACGAACCTTCTCAGGGCCACGGCCTCAAGCACGATCCTTTCAACGCCATCGTAGGACCTCGGCCGATCGGCTGGATTTCGTCGCAGGATGCCAATGGGCACGTCAATCTGGCGCCCTATAGCTTCTTCAATGCGTTCTGCTATGTGCCGCCGATCATCGGCTTTTCCAGCACCGGCTGGAAGGACACGGTGGCCAATATCCAGGAGACCAAGGAGTTCTGCTGGAATCTCGTCACGGCAGATATCGCCAAGCAGATGAACATGACCTCCGCCAGCGTGCCGCACGAGATGGACGAGTTCACCATCTCTGGGTTGACCAAGGCGCCGAGTGCCAAGGTCAAGGTGCCGCGGGTTGCGGAAAGCCGGGTCACGTTCGAGTGCAAATTGACGCAGATGATCCAGCTGCAGGGTGCGGATGGCGCCAAGGCAGATGCCTGGGTGACGTTTGGCGAGGTGGTTGCGGTTTATATCGACAAGAGCCTCATCAAGGATGGCGTCTACCAGACAGCAGAAGCCTATCCAGTGCTTCGCGCTGGGCGCAGGGGGGACTACGTGCAGGTCCGGCCGGACGCCATGTTCGAGATGATCCGGCCACGCTAGTGGCCCGAAGCGAACTTCTGAACCACCACACTAGCGGCGCTCAAGAGCCCGTGAAGCGTGTGTAGAGCGCAGGCTTTACGGGAACGATTCGAGTGACTTAGCGGTTACCGGTTGGGACGTGTGCGTGGTGCGATTTTCAACCGATTTTCATACTTTGCGGATTAACAGTGGTGTTTGACTTCCATGTTCGCTGATTTCCTCGCAACCTGCTGAGTGTTGCTCCCATTGAGGCTCGCCCCAAAGGAATCCCGCCATGAGCTTCTCCCTTCGACGTGACCTCCTGACCCGGCCGATTTTCGCATGGGCGCGCAAGGCGCTGCCGCCGATGTCCGACACCGAACGCGAGGCGCTGGAAGCCGGCGACGTCTGGTGGGATGCGGACCTCTTCACGGGCAATCCGGACTGGTCGAAATTGCTTGCGTTCGCGCCTGCGACTTTGACCGAGGAAGAGACCGCCTTCCTGAATGGTCCTGTCGAGCAGCTCTGCGCCATGGTTGACGAATGGAAGGTCAATTGGGAATGGCGCGACCTGCCGCCGGAAGTCTGGGACTTCATCAAGCGCAATAAATTCTTCGGCATGATCATTCCGAAAGAATACGGCGGGCTCGCGTTCTCGCCCTATGCGCATTCTGAAGTGGTGCGGAAGATTTCCTCGCGGTCCGTGACCGCGGCGGTCACCGTGATGGTGCCGAATTCGCTGGGGCCAGGCGAACTGCTGATGCACTTCGGCACCAAGGAGCAGCGGGACAAATGGCTGCCGGGCCTTGCCGAAGGGCGAGAGATTCCGTGCTTTGGTTTGACGAGCCCTGAAGCAGGCTCCGATGCGGCGTCGATGATCGACACCGGCATCATCTGCAAGGGCGTGTTCGAGGGCAAGGAAACCATTGGCCTGCGGCTGAACTGGCACAAGCGCTACATTACGCTTGGGCCAGTCGCGACGCTCCTCGGTCTTGCCTTCAAGGCTTACGATCCGGATCACCTGATCGGCAATGAGGAGGAACTCGGCATCACCGTTGCGCTGATCCCGACCGACTTGCCGGGCGTCACCATCGGTCATCGTCACCTGCCGGCAATGCAGGTGTTTCAGAACGGTCCGAACTGGGGCAAGGACGTTTTCATTCCGCTGGATTTCATCATCGGTGGGCGTGAACGCATTGGCCAGGGCTGGAAGATGCTGATGACGGCGCTCGCGGCAGGGCGCGGCATTTCGCTACCATCGCAATCGTCGGCAGGCGCAGCCTATTGTGCGCGTGCGACGGGCGCTTATGCGCGTATCCGCGAGCAATTCCATGTGCCGATCGGAAAGTTCGAAGGCATCGAGGAGCCGCTCGCGCGCATTGCCGGCACCACTTACCAGCTTGATGCCGCACGCCGGCTGACCTGTGCCGCGCTCAATCAGGGCATTCATCCAGCGGTCATTTCCGGCATTATGAAGCTGCATGCGACCGAGCGGCTGCGCATTGCTGTTGACGACGCCATGGATGTGCATGGCGGCAAGGCCATCATCGATGGACCGCAGAACTACATGGGAAACCTCTATCGCTCGGTGCCGGTCGCCATCACGGTCGAAGGCGCGAACATCCTGACGCGCAATTTGATCGTGTTCGGCCAGGGCTCGGTTCGTGCACATCCGTATCTGCTGGAGGAAATGAACGCCATCAGCGATCCTGACCGGAAGAAGGGGCTGGACGCGTTCGACAAGGCGTTTTGGAAACATGTCGGCCACGCCCTCACCAATGTCTTCCGGGCATGGGGACGGAGCTGGACCGGCGGCGCCTTCGCGCCTGCGCCGGAAGCGGGTGCCGCGACCCGTTACTATCGGCAGCTCTCTCGTTACTCGACGGCCTTTGCGCTGTGCGCCGATATGGCTCTGCTGACGCTGGGCGGAGCGCTGAAGCGGCGTGAAATGCTGTCAGCGCGCTTTGGTGACATTCTTTCCGAACTCTATTTGCTTTCCGCGGCTTTGAAACGCTGGGAAGAGGAAGGCCGTCAGCAGGCGGATTTTGCCGCGCTCGAGTGGGTGATGGCGAACGGCATCCGCACCATCGAAAATCGTTTGGCCGAAGTGCTGGCCAATATGCCGAATCGTTTCGTGGCGGTGATCCTGAAATTCCTGATTCAGCCGCTGGGCTCCAATCCGCTCGGTCCATCGGACGACGTCATGCATCGCTGTGCGCAACTGATCCTGGAACCGTCGGCTGTGCGTGATCGCCTGACAGCAGGACTTTATCACGCGGATGACGATGGTCCGTTGATGCGGCTCGAAAAGGCATTTTTGCTGGTGACCGCGAACGAAGCGATTGAGAAGAAAATGCGCGCGGCGCACCTGCGTGATTGGAACGAAGCGGTTAAGAGGGGCGTCATCACCGCCGATGAAGGCAACCGGATCAAGGCTGCTCTCGATGCGGTCGCGCAGGTGATCGATGTCGATGACTTTGCACCCGAAGTTCTCTCGCCGATTTATAAAAAGCGGCCGGAACACAAGCAAACCTCACCGGACCGGGCGGCAAGCTGATGACGCGGCCGGTTTACATTATCGACGGCGCGCGGACGCCGTTCTTGAAAGCGCAAGGTGGCCCTGGGCCGTTCACCCCGGTCGATCTTGCCGTGCAGTGCGGCCGGCCGCTTTTGGCGCGGCAGCGCTTTGAGGCCAGTGCGTTCGATCAAGTTATTCTCGGTTGCGTGAACGTCATTGCAGACGAGATGAATCCGGCGCGCGTCGCCGCGCTGCGGCTTGGCATGGGTGAGCGCATGGTGGCGTTCACGGTGCAGATCAACTGCGGCTCCGGCATGCAGTCGCTCGATACGGCCTATCGCTATATAGAAGCGGGCAAGGCCGATCTGATCCTGGCGGGCGGCGCGGAAGCGCTGAGCTACGCGCCGCTGGTGTTTCCGCAGTCCGGCGTCCGCTGGTTCGCGAAGTTCGCCACTGCAAAGGCGCCGCTGGCGAAGCTTGCGGCCTTCCTGAAAATTCGCCCGTCATACTTAAATCCGGTGATTGGGCTCGAACGCGGGCTCACTGATCCGGTGACGGATCTCAACATGGGGCAGA from Nitrobacteraceae bacterium AZCC 1564 includes these protein-coding regions:
- a CDS encoding multidrug efflux pump (product_source=KO:K18303; cath_funfam=1.20.1640.10,3.30.2090.10; cog=COG0841; ko=KO:K18303; pfam=PF00873; superfamily=82693,82714,82866; transmembrane_helix_parts=Inside_1_6,TMhelix_7_29,Outside_30_332,TMhelix_333_355,Inside_356_361,TMhelix_362_384,Outside_385_388,TMhelix_389_411,Inside_412_431,TMhelix_432_454,Outside_455_463,TMhelix_464_486,Inside_487_526,TMhelix_527_549,Outside_550_882,TMhelix_883_905,Inside_906_911,TMhelix_912_934,Outside_935_963,TMhelix_964_983,Inside_984_989,TMhelix_990_1012,Outside_1013_1046), whose translation is MKRFNLSSWAVTHPTLILFFIVMLGIGGFFSYERLGRAEDPSFTIKVVVINAIWPGATATEMQEQVADRIEKKLQELPYFDKVTTYTKPSFTAMQVAFKDNTPAKEVPQLFYQLRKKLSDIRGDLPANLIGPNVNDEYGDVDSILYMLTGNGADYAQLKKVAEGLRQHLLKTPNVTKVNLYGTQDERVFVEFSHAKLATLGITPQTVFDSLAKQNAVVAAGTVETSAQRVPLRVTGAFDSVKAVAETPVESNGRVFRLGDIATVTHGFVDPPDFQVRQEGKPAIGVGVVMAKGANILELGEAVKKSTAEFMAAVPQGFEIEQIADQPKVVEHAVGEFIHSFIEALAIVLFVSFIALGWRTGIVVALSVPLVLAIVFIVMNAMGMDLHRITLGALIIALGLLVDDAIIAVEMMVVKMEQGWDRVKAASFAWESTAFPMLTGTLVTAVGFLPIGFANSSVGEYAGGIFWVVAISLVASWFVAVIFTPYIGVKLLPNFTKHSHSHDPHAIYETRIYRALRRVIEWCVRRRVTVVLATIGVFVASIVGFTHVQQQFFPLSERPELFLQLRLPEGTAFGVTKESTKKAEALLKGDKDIETYTSYIGQGSPRFWLGLNPQLPNESFSETVIVAKDVAARERIKARIEKAVADGALSEARVRVDRFNFGPPVGFPVQFRVIGPDTKTVRDIAYKVRDVMRTEKRAVDPHLDWNEQTPYLKLAVDQDRARALGLTPQDISQSLAMLISGVQVTTLRDGIEKVGVVARAVPSERLDLGRVGDLTIYSRNGVAVPLSQVAKIEYAHEEPILWRRNRDMAITVRADIVDGVQAPDVTNAIWPKLQTIRNSLQPAYRIEIGGAIEESEKGNDSINKLFPLMVIGMLTLLMIQLQSFSRLVLVFLTAPLGIVGASLGLNIANSPFGFVALLGLIALAGMIMRNAVILVDQIETDVVHGLTRREAIVEATVRRARPVILTALAAILAMIPLSRSAFWGPMAITIMGGLFVATFLTLLFLPGLYALWFRKSLDERGEGEADKRVPMQADHVRHAPPLVAAE
- a CDS encoding AcrR family transcriptional regulator (product_source=COG1309; cath_funfam=1.10.10.60; cog=COG1309; pfam=PF00440,PF17935; superfamily=46689,48498): MTLLHDDTDAEKRACILATAERLFRDVGYLKTTVADIAKTLKMSPANIYRFFDSKKAIHEGVARRLMNEVETAAEEIAAKTTPPAERLRELLATVSRMNAERFVGDSKIHEMVAIAMEESWGVCEAHIRRIMTTIGMVIADGAKAGVFNVCDVELAAKVTCAGMLRFFHPQMIEQSVHKPGPTLDQMIDFIVAGLTLGTPDMSSGKTAADKTPS
- a CDS encoding flavin reductase (DIM6/NTAB) family NADH-FMN oxidoreductase RutF (product_source=COG1853; cog=COG1853; pfam=PF01613; smart=SM00903; superfamily=50475); its protein translation is MSDFHVYEPSQGHGLKHDPFNAIVGPRPIGWISSQDANGHVNLAPYSFFNAFCYVPPIIGFSSTGWKDTVANIQETKEFCWNLVTADIAKQMNMTSASVPHEMDEFTISGLTKAPSAKVKVPRVAESRVTFECKLTQMIQLQGADGAKADAWVTFGEVVAVYIDKSLIKDGVYQTAEAYPVLRAGRRGDYVQVRPDAMFEMIRPR